One genomic region from Streptomyces sp. NBC_01304 encodes:
- the nhaA gene encoding Na+/H+ antiporter NhaA — protein MAAPTPSNNGSSNSGASNRKLLGRLSLPERTFVANALRAETVGGVLLLIAAVAALIWANTPLSDSYSTVQKFYVGPESLGLKLNLQHWAADGLLAIFFFVAGIELKRELVAGDLRDAKAAILPVVAAICGMVVPALVYVVVNVTGNGALDGWAVPTATDIAFALAVLAVLGTSLPSALRAFLLTLAVVDDLFAIMIIAVFFTEKLNFAALGGAVVGLVVFWLLLRKGVRGWYIYIPLALVIWGLMYNSGVHATIAGVAMGLMLRCHKKDGEEHSPGEHIEHLVRPISAGLAVPLFALMSAGVAVSGNVLGDVFTKPETLGVVLGLVVGKTIGIFGGTWLAARFTKAELSDDLAWPDVFAVASLAGIGFTVSLLIGELAFKGNAHLTDEIKAAVLVGSLIAAVLAGVLLKLRNAKYRKLVEDEERDDDLDGIPDIYEQDNPAYHQRMAEIYEKKAAEHRRKAQTGAGGSGEVPTGGSGKDDSPA, from the coding sequence GTGGCCGCGCCCACTCCCAGCAACAACGGAAGCAGCAACAGCGGAGCCAGCAACCGCAAACTCCTCGGACGGCTCTCGCTCCCCGAGCGGACCTTCGTGGCCAATGCGCTGCGTGCCGAGACCGTCGGTGGCGTCCTGCTGCTCATCGCCGCCGTTGCCGCGCTGATCTGGGCGAACACCCCGCTGAGCGACAGCTACTCCACGGTCCAGAAGTTCTACGTCGGCCCCGAGTCGCTCGGCCTGAAGCTCAACCTCCAGCACTGGGCGGCCGACGGGCTGCTCGCGATCTTCTTCTTCGTCGCCGGCATCGAGCTCAAGCGCGAACTGGTCGCGGGCGATCTGCGCGACGCCAAGGCCGCGATCCTGCCGGTCGTCGCCGCGATCTGCGGCATGGTCGTGCCGGCCCTCGTGTACGTCGTGGTCAACGTGACCGGCAACGGCGCGCTGGACGGCTGGGCGGTCCCGACCGCCACCGACATCGCCTTCGCGCTCGCCGTCCTCGCGGTGCTCGGCACCTCGCTGCCGTCCGCGCTGCGGGCCTTCCTGCTCACGCTCGCCGTCGTCGACGACCTCTTCGCGATCATGATCATCGCGGTCTTCTTCACCGAGAAGCTCAACTTCGCCGCCCTCGGCGGCGCCGTCGTCGGCCTCGTCGTCTTCTGGCTGCTCCTGCGCAAGGGCGTACGCGGCTGGTACATCTACATCCCGCTCGCCCTGGTGATCTGGGGCCTGATGTACAACAGCGGCGTGCACGCCACCATCGCCGGTGTCGCGATGGGCCTGATGCTCCGCTGCCACAAGAAGGACGGCGAGGAGCACTCCCCCGGCGAGCACATCGAGCACCTCGTGCGGCCGATCTCGGCGGGCCTGGCCGTGCCCCTGTTCGCCCTCATGTCGGCGGGCGTGGCGGTCAGCGGGAACGTACTCGGTGATGTCTTCACCAAGCCGGAGACCCTCGGCGTCGTCCTCGGCCTGGTCGTCGGCAAGACCATCGGCATCTTCGGCGGCACCTGGCTCGCGGCCCGCTTCACCAAGGCGGAGCTGAGCGACGACCTCGCCTGGCCCGATGTCTTCGCGGTCGCCTCACTGGCCGGAATCGGCTTCACGGTGTCGCTGCTCATCGGCGAGCTCGCTTTCAAGGGCAATGCGCACCTCACCGACGAGATCAAGGCCGCCGTGCTCGTGGGCTCGTTGATCGCGGCCGTACTCGCGGGTGTGCTCCTGAAGCTGCGCAACGCCAAGTACCGCAAGCTCGTCGAGGACGAGGAGCGCGACGACGACCTCGACGGCATCCCCGACATCTACGAGCAGGACAACCCGGCCTACCACCAGCGGATGGCCGAGATCTACGAGAAGAAGGCCGCGGAACACCGCCGGAAGGCCCAGACCGGTGCCGGCGGCAGCGGCGAAGTGCCCACCGGGGGCAGCGGCAAGGACGACAGTCCGGCATGA
- a CDS encoding phage holin family protein translates to MSAADGSDRSLGQLFASATTEMSALVHDEIALAKAQLRQDVKRVGIGSGAFIAAVAVLIFSLPMLSFALAYGIHTWSGGWNLAWCFLLSFAANVLLAGLLALLGVISYKKAGKEKGPQKVAASAKESAAVLGNVKPHPRAVTPAASKELPAAADVADAVARSSS, encoded by the coding sequence ATGAGCGCAGCCGACGGCTCCGACCGCAGCCTCGGCCAGCTGTTCGCCTCGGCCACCACCGAGATGTCCGCGCTGGTGCACGACGAGATCGCGCTGGCCAAGGCGCAGTTGCGACAGGACGTCAAGCGGGTCGGGATCGGCAGCGGGGCGTTCATCGCGGCCGTCGCCGTGCTGATCTTCTCGCTGCCGATGCTGAGCTTCGCCCTCGCCTACGGCATCCACACCTGGAGTGGTGGCTGGAACCTGGCGTGGTGCTTCCTGCTCTCCTTCGCGGCCAATGTGCTGCTCGCCGGACTGCTCGCGCTGCTCGGCGTCATCTCCTACAAGAAGGCCGGCAAGGAGAAGGGCCCGCAGAAGGTCGCCGCCTCGGCCAAGGAGTCGGCTGCCGTACTGGGGAACGTCAAGCCGCATCCGCGTGCGGTCACCCCCGCCGCCAGTAAGGAACTGCCCGCCGCGGCCGACGTGGCGGACGCTGTGGCACGCTCGTCTTCATGA
- a CDS encoding alpha/beta fold hydrolase, which produces MTDPATSSATSTPASPSAVRIEGPWTHRDVAANGARFHIAEMGDGPLVLLLHGFPQFWWTWRHQLTALADAGFRAVAMDLRGVGGSDRTPRGYDPANLALDITGVVRSLGEPDAALVGHDLGGYLAWTAAVMRPKLVRRLAVSSMPHPRRWRSAMLADFKQTAAASYIWGFQRPWVPERQLVADDGALVGELIRDWSGPRLPDDEAVATYQRAMCIPSTAHCSIEPYRWMVRSMARPDGIQFNRRMKRPVRVPTLHLHGSLDPVLRTRSAAGSGEYVEAPYRWRLFDGLGHFPHEEDPTAFSTELVNWLKDPEPDR; this is translated from the coding sequence ATGACGGACCCCGCCACATCTTCGGCCACGAGCACGCCCGCGTCGCCCTCCGCCGTACGCATCGAAGGTCCCTGGACGCACCGGGACGTCGCGGCCAACGGTGCGCGCTTCCACATCGCCGAGATGGGCGACGGGCCCCTCGTCCTGCTGCTGCACGGCTTCCCGCAGTTCTGGTGGACCTGGCGGCACCAGCTGACCGCGCTCGCCGACGCCGGCTTCCGCGCGGTGGCGATGGACCTGCGGGGCGTGGGCGGCAGCGATCGCACTCCCCGTGGTTACGATCCGGCCAATCTGGCGCTGGACATCACCGGAGTCGTACGTTCCCTCGGCGAGCCCGACGCCGCGCTCGTGGGGCACGACCTGGGCGGGTACCTGGCCTGGACGGCGGCCGTGATGCGGCCCAAGCTGGTGCGCCGCCTCGCGGTCTCCTCGATGCCGCATCCGCGGCGCTGGCGCTCGGCGATGCTGGCCGACTTCAAGCAGACCGCGGCGGCCTCGTACATCTGGGGCTTCCAGCGTCCCTGGGTGCCGGAGCGGCAACTGGTCGCGGACGACGGGGCGTTGGTGGGCGAGCTGATCCGCGACTGGTCGGGGCCGCGCCTGCCGGACGACGAGGCGGTGGCGACGTACCAGCGGGCGATGTGCATTCCGTCGACGGCGCACTGTTCGATCGAGCCGTACCGGTGGATGGTGCGCTCGATGGCCCGCCCTGACGGCATCCAGTTCAACCGGCGCATGAAGCGTCCTGTCCGGGTGCCGACCCTCCACCTGCACGGCTCGCTCGATCCGGTCCTGCGGACGCGGAGTGCGGCGGGTTCGGGCGAATACGTCGAAGCGCCTTACCGGTGGCGGCTGTTCGACGGGCTCGGCCACTTTCCGCACGAGGAGGACCCGACGGCCTTCTCGACCGAGCTGGTCAACTGGCTGAAGGATCCCGAGCCGGATCGGTAG
- a CDS encoding MarP family serine protease, which translates to MNVLDILLLVAAVWFAIVGYRQGFVVGILSVIGFLGGGLIAVYALPVIWNAVTDDDNQLSTTAAVIAVVVVIVCASVGQAFTTHLGNKLRRYITWSPARALDATGGALVNVLAMLLVAWMIGSLLAGATLPTLSREVRQSKVLLGVDRVLPGQADTWFKDFSSVLAQNGFPQVFSPFANEPITEVKPPDPKLVNSPVPAQAKGSIVKVRGTATSCNKVLEGTGFVFAERRVMTNAHVVGGVSEPTVQIGGEGRPYDAKVVLYDWERDIAVLDVPNLKAKPLQFTDRDATSGDSAIVAGFPEDGGYDVRSARVRGRINANGPDIYHRGTVRRDVYSLFTTVRQGNSGGPLLTPDGKVYGVVFAKSLDDPDTGYALTADEVREDVRRGRTANQQVDSEGCAL; encoded by the coding sequence GTGAACGTGCTGGACATCCTGTTGCTCGTCGCCGCCGTGTGGTTTGCGATCGTGGGCTACCGCCAGGGCTTCGTCGTCGGCATCCTCTCGGTGATCGGCTTCCTGGGCGGCGGCCTCATCGCGGTCTACGCCCTGCCCGTCATCTGGAACGCCGTCACCGACGACGACAACCAACTGAGCACCACCGCCGCCGTCATCGCCGTCGTCGTGGTCATCGTCTGCGCCTCCGTGGGCCAGGCCTTCACCACCCACCTGGGCAACAAGCTGCGCCGCTACATCACTTGGTCACCGGCCCGCGCCCTGGACGCGACGGGCGGCGCGCTGGTCAACGTACTGGCGATGCTCCTGGTGGCCTGGATGATCGGCTCCCTCCTCGCGGGCGCCACGCTGCCCACGCTCAGCAGGGAAGTGCGCCAGTCCAAGGTGCTGCTCGGAGTCGACCGGGTGCTGCCGGGGCAGGCCGACACCTGGTTCAAGGACTTCTCCTCGGTCCTCGCGCAGAACGGCTTCCCGCAGGTCTTCAGCCCGTTCGCCAACGAGCCGATCACCGAGGTCAAGCCGCCCGACCCGAAGCTGGTGAACAGCCCGGTGCCGGCGCAGGCCAAGGGCTCGATCGTGAAGGTCCGGGGCACGGCCACGAGCTGCAACAAGGTGCTCGAGGGCACCGGCTTCGTCTTCGCCGAGCGCCGCGTGATGACCAACGCGCATGTCGTGGGCGGCGTTTCCGAGCCCACCGTCCAGATCGGCGGCGAGGGCAGGCCGTACGACGCGAAGGTCGTCCTCTACGACTGGGAGCGCGACATCGCCGTACTCGACGTACCGAATCTGAAGGCGAAGCCGCTGCAGTTCACCGACCGGGACGCCACGAGCGGCGACAGCGCGATCGTCGCGGGCTTCCCCGAGGACGGCGGCTACGACGTCCGCTCGGCGCGCGTCCGCGGCCGGATCAACGCGAACGGCCCCGACATCTACCACCGGGGCACGGTCCGCCGAGACGTCTACTCTCTCTTCACGACGGTCCGCCAGGGCAACTCGGGCGGCCCGCTGCTGACCCCGGACGGCAAGGTCTACGGCGTGGTCTTCGCGAAGTCCCTGGACGACCCCGATACGGGCTACGCCCTGACGGCGGACGAGGTCCGCGAGGACGTCCGCCGAGGCCGCACGGCCAACCAGCAGGTGGACAGCGAGGGCTGCGCGCTCTAG
- a CDS encoding NUDIX hydrolase, with protein sequence MTRPSSETETHHGPVAVTTEGLPAWLTPVARAAETVEPSQLSRFLPPESGAGRQSAVLVLFGEGAEGPELLLMERASSLRSHAGQPSFPGGALDPEDGDPHTTGPLHAALREAEEETGLDPAGVQIFGVLPKLYIPVSGFVVTPVLGWWREPSAVGAVDPAETARVFTVPVAHLTDPEYRVTSVHPRGHKGPAFLVGSALVWGFTAGVIDRILHFAGWERPWDRSKEVPLDWHA encoded by the coding sequence ATGACGAGACCGAGCAGCGAGACAGAAACACACCACGGGCCGGTGGCCGTAACCACCGAGGGCCTGCCCGCCTGGCTGACCCCGGTGGCCCGCGCAGCGGAAACCGTCGAGCCGAGCCAGCTCAGCCGCTTCCTGCCCCCCGAAAGCGGCGCCGGCCGCCAGTCCGCCGTACTCGTCCTCTTCGGCGAGGGCGCCGAGGGCCCGGAGCTGCTCCTGATGGAGCGCGCCAGCTCCCTCAGAAGCCACGCGGGCCAGCCCTCCTTCCCGGGCGGCGCCCTCGACCCCGAGGACGGCGACCCGCACACCACGGGCCCGCTGCACGCCGCGCTGCGCGAGGCCGAGGAGGAGACGGGCCTCGACCCGGCCGGGGTCCAGATCTTCGGCGTGCTGCCCAAGCTGTACATCCCGGTGAGCGGCTTCGTCGTCACGCCCGTCCTCGGCTGGTGGCGCGAGCCCAGCGCGGTCGGCGCGGTCGATCCCGCCGAGACGGCCCGGGTGTTCACGGTTCCCGTGGCACATCTCACGGATCCCGAGTACCGGGTGACTTCCGTCCATCCAAGGGGTCACAAAGGTCCCGCGTTCCTCGTGGGATCCGCGCTGGTCTGGGGTTTCACGGCCGGCGTCATCGACCGGATCCTGCACTTCGCGGGCTGGGAGCGGCCGTGGGACCGCTCGAAGGAGGTCCCCCTCGACTGGCACGCATGA
- the nth gene encoding endonuclease III: protein MARVSEHRNSAVGEHAANGSKKAAKGAKGKPVTASAQASATSGKTAKKATKKAAAPKTAKNKKATPAAKTAKATARTAKTAAEPAKPAARTAKPAAKTAAKPALKPVKIAQPESRTALVRRARRINRELADVYPYAHPELDFENPFQLLVATVLSAQTTDLRVNQTTPRLFAAYPTPEDLAAANPEEVEELIRPTGFFRAKTKSIMGLAKALRDEHGGEVPGRLADLVKLPGVGRKTANVVLGNAFGVPGITVDTHFGRLVRRWKWTEEEDPEKVEALICDIFPKSDWTMLSHRIIFHGRRICHARKPACGACPIAALCPSYGEGETDPEKAQKLLKYEKGGLPGQRLKPPPGYPGTPAPPLAG from the coding sequence CTGGCGAGGGTGTCTGAGCACCGGAATTCCGCCGTGGGCGAACATGCGGCCAACGGTTCGAAAAAAGCCGCAAAAGGGGCAAAGGGAAAGCCTGTGACTGCATCGGCACAAGCGTCCGCGACAAGCGGGAAGACGGCCAAGAAGGCGACGAAGAAGGCGGCAGCGCCGAAGACGGCCAAGAACAAGAAGGCGACACCGGCTGCCAAAACCGCCAAGGCCACAGCCAGAACCGCCAAAACCGCTGCCGAGCCCGCCAAGCCCGCAGCCAGAACCGCCAAGCCCGCAGCCAAGACGGCAGCCAAGCCCGCCCTGAAGCCCGTGAAGATCGCTCAGCCCGAATCCCGGACCGCCCTGGTCCGTCGCGCGCGCCGGATCAACCGCGAGCTTGCCGACGTATATCCGTACGCCCACCCCGAGCTGGACTTCGAGAACCCCTTCCAGCTCCTGGTCGCCACGGTCCTCTCCGCCCAGACCACCGACCTGCGGGTCAACCAGACGACGCCGCGCCTCTTCGCCGCGTACCCGACCCCCGAGGACCTGGCCGCGGCCAACCCGGAGGAGGTCGAGGAGCTGATCCGCCCGACCGGCTTCTTCCGGGCCAAGACCAAGTCGATCATGGGCCTGGCCAAGGCCCTGCGGGACGAGCACGGCGGCGAGGTGCCGGGCCGCCTGGCCGACCTGGTGAAGCTCCCCGGCGTGGGCCGCAAGACGGCGAACGTCGTCCTGGGCAACGCCTTCGGCGTCCCCGGCATCACGGTGGACACCCACTTCGGCCGCCTGGTCCGCCGCTGGAAGTGGACCGAGGAGGAGGACCCGGAAAAGGTCGAGGCGCTGATCTGCGACATCTTCCCGAAGAGCGACTGGACGATGCTGTCGCACCGGATCATCTTCCACGGCCGCCGCATCTGCCACGCCCGCAAGCCCGCCTGCGGCGCCTGCCCGATCGCCGCCCTCTGCCCGTCGTACGGCGAGGGCGAGACCGACCCCGAGAAGGCGCAGAAGCTCCTGAAGTACGAGAAGGGCGGCCTCCCGGGCCAACGCCTGAAGCCACCACCGGGGTACCCGGGCACCCCGGCACCACCACTGGCGGGCTGA
- a CDS encoding Crp/Fnr family transcriptional regulator has protein sequence MDDVLRRAPLFAALDDEQAAELRASMSEVTLARGEALFHEGDPGDRLYVVTEGKVKLHRTSPDGRENMLAVLGPGELIGELSLFDPGPRTATASALTEVKLLGLGHGDLQPWLNARPEVAAALLRAVARRLRKTNDQMSDLVFSDVPGRVARALLDLSRRFGVQSEEGIHVVHDLTQEELAQLVGASRETVNKALADFAGRGWLRLEARAVILLDVERLAKRSR, from the coding sequence GTGGACGACGTTCTGCGGCGCGCCCCGCTCTTCGCGGCGCTCGATGACGAGCAGGCGGCGGAGCTGCGCGCCTCCATGAGTGAGGTGACCCTCGCACGCGGCGAAGCCCTGTTCCACGAGGGCGACCCCGGAGACCGCCTGTACGTGGTCACCGAGGGCAAGGTGAAGCTGCACCGCACCTCGCCGGACGGCCGCGAGAACATGCTCGCCGTCCTCGGCCCCGGAGAGCTGATCGGCGAGCTGTCGCTGTTCGACCCGGGCCCGCGCACCGCCACCGCTTCGGCGCTGACCGAGGTCAAGCTGCTCGGCCTCGGCCACGGCGACCTGCAGCCCTGGCTGAACGCCCGCCCGGAGGTTGCCGCGGCCCTGCTGCGCGCCGTCGCGCGGCGGCTGCGCAAGACCAACGACCAGATGTCCGACCTGGTCTTCTCGGACGTTCCGGGCCGTGTCGCCCGTGCGCTCCTCGATCTGTCGCGCCGCTTCGGTGTGCAGTCGGAGGAGGGCATTCACGTGGTGCACGACCTGACGCAGGAAGAGCTTGCGCAGCTCGTGGGTGCGTCCCGCGAGACCGTGAACAAGGCTCTTGCCGACTTTGCCGGGCGTGGGTGGCTTCGGCTCGAGGCCCGTGCGGTGATCCTGCTCGATGTGGAGCGGTTGGCGAAGCGCTCGCGCTAG
- a CDS encoding MBL fold metallo-hydrolase has translation MTDAAALPGQPRGGVLSGPATARAVNVLAPNANFMTLDGTNTWIVAEPDSDLAVVIDPGPLDEGHLHQVITTAEKAGKRIALTLLTHGHPDHAEGAGRFAELTKTKVRALDPALRLGDEGLTAGEAIEVGGLELRVVPTPGHTADSLCFHLPADQAVLTGDTILGRGTTVVAHPDGRLGDYLDTLRRLRSLTVDDGVHTVLPGHGPVLDDAQGAVEFYLAHRAHRLAQVETAVENGYVTASQVVAHVYADVDRTLWPAAELSVLAQLEYLREHGLIEG, from the coding sequence ATGACCGACGCCGCAGCCCTGCCTGGCCAGCCCAGGGGCGGGGTCCTCTCCGGCCCCGCCACCGCCCGCGCGGTCAACGTCCTCGCGCCCAACGCCAACTTCATGACCCTGGACGGCACCAACACCTGGATCGTCGCCGAGCCCGACTCGGACCTGGCGGTCGTCATCGACCCCGGCCCGCTGGACGAGGGCCACCTCCACCAGGTCATCACCACCGCCGAGAAGGCCGGCAAGCGCATCGCCCTGACCCTCCTCACCCATGGCCACCCGGACCATGCGGAGGGCGCGGGCCGCTTCGCCGAGCTCACGAAGACCAAGGTCCGGGCCCTCGACCCGGCACTGCGCCTCGGCGACGAGGGCCTGACCGCGGGCGAGGCGATCGAGGTCGGCGGCCTCGAACTCCGCGTCGTACCGACCCCCGGTCACACGGCCGACTCGCTCTGCTTCCATCTCCCCGCGGACCAGGCGGTGTTGACGGGCGACACGATCCTGGGCCGTGGCACGACGGTGGTGGCCCACCCCGACGGCCGCCTCGGCGACTATCTCGATACGCTCCGCCGCCTGCGTTCCCTCACGGTGGACGACGGCGTCCACACGGTCCTGCCCGGCCACGGCCCGGTCCTCGACGACGCCCAGGGCGCGGTCGAGTTCTACCTGGCCCACCGGGCCCACCGCCTCGCCCAGGTGGAGACGGCAGTCGAGAACGGCTACGTGACGGCGTCGCAGGTCGTGGCCCATGTGTACGCGGACGTCGACCGCACCCTGTGGCCGGCGGCCGAGCTGTCGGTGCTGGCGCAGCTGGAGTACCTGCGGGAGCACGGCTTGATCGAGGGCTGA
- a CDS encoding NUDIX hydrolase, whose product MANGQWYPPEWPDRIRALADGTLTPATPKRAATVLLLRDDSQGPAVHMLRRRASMAFAGGAYAYPGGGVDPRDDERHVDWAGPELSVWAERLGVPETEAQAIVCAAVRETYEEAGVLLAGPTPDSVVSDTTGDDWEADRAAILARDLSFAEFLDRRGLVLRSDLLGAWARWITPEFEPRRYDTWFFVAALPAGQRTRDVSTEADKTVWIRPQEALAGYGRGELLMMPPTVATLRQLIPHPTANAALAAAAQGELPAVLAQARLEEGELVLSWPGHEEFTKHIPTAPAAGGTSA is encoded by the coding sequence ATGGCAAATGGGCAGTGGTACCCCCCGGAGTGGCCCGACCGCATTCGCGCGCTCGCGGACGGCACACTGACCCCCGCAACCCCGAAGCGGGCGGCAACCGTGCTGCTCCTGCGGGACGACTCGCAGGGCCCCGCGGTCCACATGCTGCGCAGACGCGCCTCCATGGCCTTCGCCGGAGGCGCGTACGCATATCCGGGCGGCGGCGTGGACCCCCGCGACGACGAGCGGCACGTCGACTGGGCGGGCCCCGAGCTGAGCGTGTGGGCCGAGCGCCTGGGCGTGCCGGAGACCGAGGCCCAGGCGATCGTGTGCGCCGCGGTGCGCGAGACGTACGAGGAAGCGGGCGTGCTGCTCGCGGGCCCGACCCCCGACTCCGTCGTCTCCGACACCACCGGCGACGACTGGGAGGCGGATCGCGCCGCCATCCTGGCCCGTGACCTCTCGTTCGCCGAGTTCCTCGACCGGCGGGGCCTGGTCCTGCGCAGCGACCTGCTCGGCGCCTGGGCGCGCTGGATCACGCCGGAGTTCGAGCCGCGACGCTACGACACCTGGTTCTTCGTGGCCGCGCTCCCGGCCGGGCAGCGCACCCGCGATGTCTCGACCGAGGCCGACAAGACCGTGTGGATCCGGCCGCAGGAGGCACTTGCCGGGTACGGCCGGGGCGAGCTCCTGATGATGCCGCCGACGGTCGCGACCCTGCGCCAGCTGATCCCGCACCCCACCGCGAACGCCGCGCTTGCGGCTGCCGCCCAGGGCGAACTGCCCGCGGTCCTGGCTCAAGCGCGCCTGGAAGAGGGTGAGTTGGTGCTGTCCTGGCCGGGCCACGAGGAGTTCACCAAGCACATCCCGACCGCGCCCGCGGCTGGGGGCACCTCCGCATGA
- a CDS encoding RidA family protein produces MSGAVEARLAELGIKLPEVVPPLAVYQPAVQTGVYVYTAGQLPMVEGKLPVTGKVGAEVTAEEAKDLARTCALNALAAVKSVAGDLDRVARVVKVVGFVASAPDFTGQPGVLNGASELLGEVLGDKGVHARSAVGVSVLPLDAPVEVEIQVELTEA; encoded by the coding sequence ATGAGCGGGGCCGTCGAGGCGCGTCTCGCCGAGCTGGGCATCAAGCTGCCCGAGGTCGTGCCGCCGCTCGCCGTGTACCAGCCGGCCGTGCAGACCGGTGTGTACGTCTACACCGCGGGCCAGCTCCCGATGGTGGAGGGCAAGCTTCCGGTCACCGGCAAGGTCGGCGCCGAAGTCACCGCCGAGGAGGCCAAGGACCTGGCCCGCACCTGCGCCCTGAACGCGCTGGCCGCGGTCAAGTCGGTCGCCGGTGACCTGGACCGGGTCGCCCGTGTCGTCAAGGTCGTCGGCTTCGTCGCCTCGGCCCCGGACTTCACCGGCCAGCCCGGCGTCCTGAACGGCGCGAGCGAACTCCTCGGCGAGGTCCTCGGCGACAAGGGCGTCCACGCCCGCAGCGCGGTGGGCGTGTCCGTACTCCCGCTGGACGCTCCGGTCGAGGTCGAGATCCAGGTGGAACTGACCGAGGCCTGA
- a CDS encoding DUF4177 domain-containing protein gives MTKWEYSTVPLLVHATKQILDTWGEDGWELVQVVPGPNNPEQLVAYLKREKQA, from the coding sequence ATGACCAAGTGGGAATACTCGACCGTGCCCCTTCTCGTGCACGCGACCAAGCAGATTCTGGACACCTGGGGCGAGGACGGCTGGGAGCTCGTCCAGGTCGTTCCCGGACCCAACAACCCCGAGCAGCTCGTGGCCTACCTGAAGCGCGAGAAGCAGGCATGA
- a CDS encoding ArsA family ATPase, which produces MSRLQVVSGKGGTGKTTVAAALALALATEGKRTLLVEVEGRQGIAQLFETEALPYEERKIAVAPGGGEVFALAIDAELALLDYLQMFYRLGSAGRALRKLGAIDFATTIAPGVRDVLLTGKACEAVRRKDKKGRYAYDYVVMDAPPTGRITRFLNVNDEVAGLAKIGPIHNQAQAVMRVLKSPETAVHLVTLLEEMPVQETLDGIAELRAAGLPVGRILVNMVRPTVLDGAAPGDVRRTDIAKELSRAGLGGARKGGLAEQLVDPLLAQAEEYAERVALERGQRAELAELGLPVHELELLPDGIDLSGLYRLAAELRKQAVR; this is translated from the coding sequence GTGAGCAGGCTCCAGGTCGTCAGCGGCAAGGGCGGGACCGGAAAGACCACGGTCGCCGCGGCCCTCGCGCTCGCCCTCGCGACGGAGGGCAAGCGGACCCTCCTCGTCGAGGTCGAGGGCAGGCAGGGCATCGCGCAGCTCTTCGAGACGGAGGCGTTGCCGTACGAGGAGCGGAAGATCGCGGTCGCGCCGGGGGGCGGGGAGGTCTTCGCCCTCGCCATCGACGCGGAGCTGGCGCTGCTCGACTACCTCCAGATGTTCTACCGGCTCGGCAGCGCGGGCCGTGCACTGCGCAAGCTCGGCGCGATCGACTTCGCGACGACCATCGCGCCCGGCGTCAGGGACGTACTGCTGACCGGCAAGGCGTGCGAGGCCGTGCGGCGGAAGGACAAGAAGGGGCGGTACGCGTACGACTACGTCGTCATGGACGCCCCGCCCACGGGCCGGATCACCCGCTTCCTCAACGTGAACGACGAGGTCGCCGGGCTCGCGAAGATCGGCCCGATCCACAATCAGGCGCAGGCCGTGATGCGCGTCCTCAAGTCCCCCGAGACGGCGGTGCACTTGGTGACCCTGCTCGAGGAGATGCCGGTCCAGGAGACCCTCGACGGCATCGCGGAGCTGCGCGCGGCGGGGCTTCCGGTGGGGCGGATCCTGGTGAACATGGTGCGGCCGACGGTCCTTGACGGCGCCGCGCCCGGGGACGTACGGCGTACGGACATCGCCAAGGAGCTCTCCCGGGCCGGACTCGGCGGGGCGCGCAAGGGCGGGCTCGCCGAGCAGCTGGTGGATCCGCTGCTCGCGCAGGCCGAGGAGTACGCGGAGCGGGTCGCGCTGGAGCGCGGGCAACGGGCCGAGCTCGCGGAACTCGGGCTTCCGGTCCATGAGTTGGAGCTGTTGCCGGACGGGATCGATCTGTCCGGTCTCTACCGTCTGGCCGCAGAGCTACGGAAGCAGGCCGTCCGATGA